In Paenibacillus sonchi, a single genomic region encodes these proteins:
- a CDS encoding FAD-dependent oxidoreductase produces MKVAVIGCTHAGTAAIVNTAQLYPEAEITVYERNDNISFLSCGIALYVGGVIKDPQGLFYSSPEKLAELGVKTNMRHEVIRIDTDRKTLRARNLATGQEFDDSYDKLIMTTGSWPIVPKLEGMELDGILLSKNYSHSNTIIERAQQVDRITVVGAGYIGVELVEAFQMNGKQVTLIDGEDRILSKYLDEEFTAPIQKSLEDHGITLALGEKVSSFAGENGKVTKVITSKGEHETDLVILCIGFRPNTELLKGKVDMLPNGAIIVNDYMQTSLPDIYAAGDSCAIHYNPTGKNAYIPLATNAVRMGTLVARNLVSPTIAYMGTQGTSGIKIYEDNIAGTGLTEDAAKAEGMDIESVLLTDNYRPEFMPTFEQVQLKVVYDRPTRRILGAQIMSKMDLTQSINTVSVCIQNKMTVDQLAFIDFFFQPHYNKPWNFLNTAGLQALPATVPHKETVSV; encoded by the coding sequence ATGAAAGTAGCAGTCATTGGATGTACCCATGCCGGAACCGCCGCAATTGTTAACACCGCCCAGCTCTATCCTGAAGCCGAGATTACAGTATATGAACGCAATGATAATATTTCTTTCCTGTCGTGCGGGATTGCGCTTTATGTAGGGGGAGTAATCAAGGACCCGCAGGGTCTGTTCTATTCCTCGCCGGAAAAGCTGGCTGAACTCGGCGTCAAGACGAACATGCGCCATGAAGTTATCCGGATCGATACGGACCGCAAAACCCTGCGTGCCCGCAATCTGGCGACAGGCCAGGAATTCGATGACTCCTATGACAAGCTGATCATGACCACCGGCTCATGGCCAATTGTTCCGAAGCTGGAAGGCATGGAGCTTGACGGTATCCTCCTGTCGAAGAATTACAGCCATTCCAACACCATCATCGAAAGAGCACAGCAGGTGGACAGAATCACTGTTGTCGGCGCCGGATATATCGGAGTCGAGCTGGTAGAAGCTTTTCAAATGAACGGCAAGCAGGTTACGCTGATCGATGGCGAGGATCGTATCCTGAGCAAATACCTGGATGAAGAATTTACTGCACCTATTCAAAAATCACTGGAGGATCACGGAATCACTCTGGCGCTTGGCGAGAAGGTCAGCTCGTTTGCAGGAGAGAACGGCAAAGTGACCAAGGTCATTACCAGCAAAGGCGAGCATGAGACAGACCTGGTTATCCTCTGCATCGGATTCCGTCCGAATACCGAGCTGTTAAAAGGCAAAGTGGATATGCTTCCTAACGGTGCAATTATTGTCAACGACTACATGCAGACCAGCCTTCCGGACATCTATGCTGCGGGTGACAGCTGCGCAATTCACTATAATCCGACCGGCAAAAATGCTTACATCCCCCTGGCAACCAACGCAGTGCGCATGGGTACGCTGGTAGCCCGGAATCTGGTGTCGCCGACCATTGCCTACATGGGCACACAGGGCACTTCGGGGATCAAAATTTATGAAGACAATATCGCCGGAACCGGGCTGACGGAAGATGCGGCCAAAGCGGAAGGCATGGATATTGAAAGTGTCCTGCTGACCGACAACTACCGTCCTGAATTTATGCCAACCTTTGAGCAGGTGCAGTTAAAGGTGGTATATGACCGCCCGACCCGCCGCATCCTCGGCGCTCAGATTATGTCCAAAATGGATCTGACGCAGTCGATCAATACCGTGTCGGTATGCATACAGAATAAAATGACAGTAGACCAGCTGGCATTTATCGATTTCTTCTTCCAGCCGCATTACAACAAACCATGGAATTTCCTGAATACCGCAGGTCTTCAGGCCTTGCCCGCAACAGTTCCC